In a genomic window of Xenopus laevis strain J_2021 chromosome 5S, Xenopus_laevis_v10.1, whole genome shotgun sequence:
- the asxl2.S gene encoding putative Polycomb group protein ASXL2 isoform X4, whose protein sequence is MHRDIEQREGEQQRVASRISQPSSPQSGCPSPSIPAGKVISPSQKHSKKALKQALKQQQQRKKQQQRVGMPVPASQRLLLTTVKTASNVPPAKPTPTHTWEAKQTEVQASSAPISAPSGTSLASLHGLGKKPLPRSDRLQARHIKRTKCAEIDVETPDSILVNTNLRALINKHTFSLLPGDCQQRLLLLLPEVDRPTAPDGLMKLNSSALNNEFFTSASQSWKERLSEGEFTPEMQLRIRQEIEKEKKVESWKERFYESYYGENSGLNPDDYRELIAETSDNVTRTHVSPPKEQGKSDQSPDLQPTEAKLETTTQKQINERAPIKKENEEVMVHVKAELPTAGDTVHPPDITDTKEKVATIPVKVTEGTAEVITPVPSKETVQLITPKPEEMDSESPPAPSPLNSPVPIQTPSAPPATAALSQDSAEEGSTEMAELALGTRVKRKLDVGAGDSDPSGKFIRMSEQQEIQRPFRDLCSPSTKGTAQASEQKVPPLKIPVSLFFSKPFPSNRVSSRPYFPSTGTSPSRTGARTLADIKAKAQLARAQRAAAAAATSAGLSVTSSVPGPGPGGGGGGAGPGTGARNPADGASETGHRAGVLDMGRTGSWRGERGNPAHSSSSQSSRETQNAVQVSPDSAARAQLLQKPSLQPRNPITGARTSPASNRLLPAQSCASIRMPNPLSANADRLVAISGNADRLVAISGSAAIGVADIVPSSTTCPSPQNVKSNRSNVPNEVRPRISSGTQTIPPRPVMSQPVSFNPSAPAKDQAPSQAAAPVASTQRGPTKTGSSIPANNPLVTQLLQGKNVPMEQILPRPLNKVEMKTIPLGSAQTERGTNTAGVHFPPGSNMVSGEDSVKPSHMAVQQLERFLIQNRQLPSSQRILQLFSGRDLSNISSSQSQSQEAAGSAAQEQSLQSLIRKIQQEKSLVGPNPAELSENVSASQRLGFVGRRTSKPAMSGHYLLNVATYGRVPESFRRTQTVSPERGMSLNDPEKCQTIDDESESVTESEEEESKSEMNPEECEAAPQYSSASLRSAKPEGPMFDLKETVQALSRGDIYNESNIARDFIQAAQAKMVNVLGIKLKGEASELFKSHQGSQPPHSDHMHTPIGSSYGGTINITTSPEGMHGPSVPTGAHVVPANADNLVSFSVTVTTIPSGHIVNSGDHDQPVSVQAFTDEPGADSAPSKCYCRLKAMIICKGCGAFCHDDCIGPSKLCVSCLVVR, encoded by the exons TCGCATCTAGAATATCCCAGCCATCCTCTCCCCAATCAGGCTGTCCATCTCCCTCCATCCCTGCGGGGAAAGTCATCTCTCCATCCCAGAAGCACAGCAAGAAGGCCCTCAAACAG GCTCTGAAGCAGCAACAGCAGaggaagaagcagcagcagaggGTGGGTATGCCAGTCCCTGCCAGCCAGCGCCTCCTGCTGACTACAGTGAAGACTGCAAGCAACGTGCCACCTGCTAAGCCCACCCCAACCCACA CGTGGGAAGCAAAACAGACAGAAGTGCAAGCAAGTAGTGCCCCCATCTCTGCTCCATCCGGCACCTCTCTGGCATCTCTCCATGGACTGGGGAAGAAGCCACTGCCCAGATCAGACAGGCTGCAAGCCA GACATATAAAAAGAACCAAATGTGCAGAGATCGACGTAGAGACTCCAGACTCCATCTTGGTGAATACCAACCTACGGGCGCTGATAAACAAGCACACGTTCTCCCTCCTCCCCGGCGACTGTCAGCAACGGCTCCTCCTGCTTCTGCCTGAAGTGGACCGACCG ACTGCTCCGGACGGCCTGATGAAACTGAACAGTTCAGCCCTAAATAATGAGTTCTTTACCTCTGCATCTCAGAGCTGGAAGGAGCGCCTCTCAGAAG GGGAATTCACCCCAGAGATGCAGCTTCGGATTCGCCAGGAAATTGAGAAAGAGAAGAAGGTGGAGTCATGGAAGGAACGATTCTATGAGAGTTACTATGGGGAGAA CTCTGGGCTAAACCCAGACGATTACAGAGAGCTGATTGCAGAAACCAGTGATAATGTGACCAGAACCCACGTCTCCCCTCCAAAGGAACAGGGTAAGTCCGACCAGAGCCCCGATCTCCAGCCGACTGAAGCCAAGCTTGAGACCACAACCCAGAAGCAAATAAATGAACGTGCCCcgataaagaaagaaaatgaagaagtCATGGTTCATGTGAAGGCAGAATTACCAACAGCTGGTGATACAGTGCACCCCCCAGATATAACGGATACCAAAGAGAAAGTCGCTACCATTCCTGTGAAGGTGACAGAGGGCACTGCAGAGGTTATAACCCCAGTTCCCAGCAAAGAGACTGTGCAATTAATAACCCCTAAGCCTGAGGAGATGGACTCAGAGAGCCCACCAGCACCGAGCCCACTAAACAGCCCAGTCCCTATACAAACTCCCAGTGCTCCTCCAGCCACCGCTGCGCTGTCTCAGGATTCTGCAGAGGAGGGGTCTACGGAGATGGCGGAGCTCGCGCTCGGCACAAGAGTCAAGAGGAAGTTGGATGTAGGCGCCGGGGATTCGGATCCGTCTGGGAAATTCATACGAATGTCGGAGCAGCAAGAAATCCAGCGGCCATTTCGTGACTTGTGCAGCCCCAGTACCAAAGGGACAGCGCAGGCGTCGGAACAAAAAGTGCCCCCACTTAAG ATCCCTGTCTCTTTGTTTTTCTCAAAGCCCTTTCCAAGCAACCGGGTCTCTTCCAGGCCCTATTTTCCGAGCACCGGTACCAGTCCCAGTAGAACAGGAGCAAGGACCCTGGCAGACATCAAAGCCAAAGCCCAGTTGGCTCGAGCCcagagagcagcagcagcagcagcaacatcaGCCGGCCTCTCCGTTACTTCATCAGTCCCAGGGCCAGGacctggaggaggaggaggaggagctggGCCTGGGACAGGAGCGAGGAATCCAGCAGATGGCGCCAGTGAAACAGGACACAGGGCTGGAGTACTGGACATGGGACGTACTGGAAGCTGGAGAGGTGAGAGGGGAAATCCAGCCCATTCATCAAGTAGCCAGAGTTCCAGGGAGACCCAGAACGCAGTGCAGGTATCACCTGACAGTGCAGCAAGAGCACAGCTACTGCAAAAACCCAGTCTACAACCCAGAAACCCAATAACAGGAGCCCGAACATCTCCAGCCTCCAACCGCCTCTTACCAGCCCAAAGCTGTGCCAGCATCCGAATGCCCAATCCGTTATCTGCTAATGCTGATAGGCTGGTAGCAATATCTGGCAATGCTGATAGGCTGGTAGCAATATCTGGTAGTGCAGCCATTGGGGTTGCAGACATAGTTCCATCAAGCACAACCTGTCCATCACCACAGAATGTAAAAAGCAACCGGTCCAATGTTCCCAATGAAGTCAGACCTAGAATTTCTTCGGGGACTCAGACAATCCCACCAAGGCCTGTCATGTCTCAGCCAGTGAGCTTTAACCCTTCTGCCCCAGCCAAAGATCAGGCACCCAGTCAGGCAGCAGCTCCAGTTGCAAGCACTCAGAGAGGACCTACAAAGACGGGATCCAGCATACCCGCCAATAACCCTCTGGTAACCCAACTCCTGCAGGGCAAGAATGTCCCCATGGAGCAGATACTGCCCAGACCCCTCAACAAGGTAGAAATGAAGACTATTCCTCTAGGTTCAGCTCAGACAGAGAGGGGAACTAACACTGCTGGAGTTCATTTCCCTCCTGGCAGCAACATGGTAAGTGGAGAGGATTCAGTAAAACCCTCGCACATGGCTGTTCAACAGCTGGAAAGGTTTCTTATCCAAAATCGCCAGCTGCCCTCCAGTCAAAGGATCCTGCAGCTCTTCTCTGGAAGAGATCTGAGCAATATtagcagcagccaatcacagaGCCAGGAAGCAGCCGGCAGTGCCGCCCAAGAGCAATCTCTGCAATCCCTGATCAGAAAAATTCAACAAGAGAAATCATTGGTCGGCCCCAATCCAGCTGAACTGAGTGAGAACGTATCCGCCAGCCAAAGACTTGGCTTTGTGGGCAGGCGAACGTCTAAACCCGCCATGTCCGGGCACTACTTGCTAAACGTCGCTACGTATGGACGGGTTCCCGAGAGCTTCAGACGGACACAGACTGTAAGTCCTGAGCGGGGCATGAGCCTAAACGACCCTGAGAAGTGTCAAACCATAGACGACGAATCAGAGTCCGTTACAGAGAGCGAAGAGGAAGAAAGCAAAAGTGAGATGAATCCAGAGGAATGTGAGGCTGCCCCCCAATACTCCTCAGCCTCACTCAGGTCTGCAAAACCCGAGGGCCCCATGTTTGATCTGAAAGAAACTGTCCAGGCATTATCAAGGGGGGACATTTATAACGAGTCCAACATAGCCAGAGACTTTATCCAAGCGGCACAGGCCAAGATGGTGAATGTATTGGGCATAAAGCTGAAAGGTGAGGCTTCTGAGCTGTTCAAGTCCCACCAGGGCTCCCAGCCGCCCCATTCTGATCACATGCACACGCCAATTGGATCCAGTTACGGAGGCACAATCAATATCACCACTTCACCCGAGGGAATGCACGGACCCTCCGTCCCTACAGGGGCCCACGTCGTTCCAGCTAACGCCGACAATCTGGTCTCCTTCTCTGTAACTGTGACCACCATCCCATCAGGCCACATTGTAAACTCAGGTGATCACGACCAACCCGTGTCTGTCCAGGCCTTCACCGATGAGCCCGGCGCGGACTCAGCTCCTTCCAAATGCTACTGTCGATTAAAAGCCATGATCATTTGTAAAGGCTGCGGAGCCTTCTGCCATGACGATTGCATTGGGCCCTCGAAGCTCTGCGTCTCCTGTCTGGTGGTGCGGTGA
- the asxl2.S gene encoding putative Polycomb group protein ASXL2 isoform X5 yields MPVPASQRLLLTTVKTASNVPPAKPTPTHTWEAKQTEVQASSAPISAPSGTSLASLHGLGKKPLPRSDRLQARHIKRTKCAEIDVETPDSILVNTNLRALINKHTFSLLPGDCQQRLLLLLPEVDRPTAPDGLMKLNSSALNNEFFTSASQSWKERLSEGEFTPEMQLRIRQEIEKEKKVESWKERFYESYYGENSGLNPDDYRELIAETSDNVTRTHVSPPKEQGKSDQSPDLQPTEAKLETTTQKQINERAPIKKENEEVMVHVKAELPTAGDTVHPPDITDTKEKVATIPVKVTEGTAEVITPVPSKETVQLITPKPEEMDSESPPAPSPLNSPVPIQTPSAPPATAALSQDSAEEGSTEMAELALGTRVKRKLDVGAGDSDPSGKFIRMSEQQEIQRPFRDLCSPSTKGTAQASEQKVPPLKIPVSLFFSKPFPSNRVSSRPYFPSTGTSPSRTGARTLADIKAKAQLARAQRAAAAAATSAGLSVTSSVPGPGPGGGGGGAGPGTGARNPADGASETGHRAGVLDMGRTGSWRGERGNPAHSSSSQSSRETQNAVQVSPDSAARAQLLQKPSLQPRNPITGARTSPASNRLLPAQSCASIRMPNPLSANADRLVAISGNADRLVAISGSAAIGVADIVPSSTTCPSPQNVKSNRSNVPNEVRPRISSGTQTIPPRPVMSQPVSFNPSAPAKDQAPSQAAAPVASTQRGPTKTGSSIPANNPLVTQLLQGKNVPMEQILPRPLNKVEMKTIPLGSAQTERGTNTAGVHFPPGSNMVSGEDSVKPSHMAVQQLERFLIQNRQLPSSQRILQLFSGRDLSNISSSQSQSQEAAGSAAQEQSLQSLIRKIQQEKSLVGPNPAELSENVSASQRLGFVGRRTSKPAMSGHYLLNVATYGRVPESFRRTQTVSPERGMSLNDPEKCQTIDDESESVTESEEEESKSEMNPEECEAAPQYSSASLRSAKPEGPMFDLKETVQALSRGDIYNESNIARDFIQAAQAKMVNVLGIKLKGEASELFKSHQGSQPPHSDHMHTPIGSSYGGTINITTSPEGMHGPSVPTGAHVVPANADNLVSFSVTVTTIPSGHIVNSGDHDQPVSVQAFTDEPGADSAPSKCYCRLKAMIICKGCGAFCHDDCIGPSKLCVSCLVVR; encoded by the exons ATGCCAGTCCCTGCCAGCCAGCGCCTCCTGCTGACTACAGTGAAGACTGCAAGCAACGTGCCACCTGCTAAGCCCACCCCAACCCACA CGTGGGAAGCAAAACAGACAGAAGTGCAAGCAAGTAGTGCCCCCATCTCTGCTCCATCCGGCACCTCTCTGGCATCTCTCCATGGACTGGGGAAGAAGCCACTGCCCAGATCAGACAGGCTGCAAGCCA GACATATAAAAAGAACCAAATGTGCAGAGATCGACGTAGAGACTCCAGACTCCATCTTGGTGAATACCAACCTACGGGCGCTGATAAACAAGCACACGTTCTCCCTCCTCCCCGGCGACTGTCAGCAACGGCTCCTCCTGCTTCTGCCTGAAGTGGACCGACCG ACTGCTCCGGACGGCCTGATGAAACTGAACAGTTCAGCCCTAAATAATGAGTTCTTTACCTCTGCATCTCAGAGCTGGAAGGAGCGCCTCTCAGAAG GGGAATTCACCCCAGAGATGCAGCTTCGGATTCGCCAGGAAATTGAGAAAGAGAAGAAGGTGGAGTCATGGAAGGAACGATTCTATGAGAGTTACTATGGGGAGAA CTCTGGGCTAAACCCAGACGATTACAGAGAGCTGATTGCAGAAACCAGTGATAATGTGACCAGAACCCACGTCTCCCCTCCAAAGGAACAGGGTAAGTCCGACCAGAGCCCCGATCTCCAGCCGACTGAAGCCAAGCTTGAGACCACAACCCAGAAGCAAATAAATGAACGTGCCCcgataaagaaagaaaatgaagaagtCATGGTTCATGTGAAGGCAGAATTACCAACAGCTGGTGATACAGTGCACCCCCCAGATATAACGGATACCAAAGAGAAAGTCGCTACCATTCCTGTGAAGGTGACAGAGGGCACTGCAGAGGTTATAACCCCAGTTCCCAGCAAAGAGACTGTGCAATTAATAACCCCTAAGCCTGAGGAGATGGACTCAGAGAGCCCACCAGCACCGAGCCCACTAAACAGCCCAGTCCCTATACAAACTCCCAGTGCTCCTCCAGCCACCGCTGCGCTGTCTCAGGATTCTGCAGAGGAGGGGTCTACGGAGATGGCGGAGCTCGCGCTCGGCACAAGAGTCAAGAGGAAGTTGGATGTAGGCGCCGGGGATTCGGATCCGTCTGGGAAATTCATACGAATGTCGGAGCAGCAAGAAATCCAGCGGCCATTTCGTGACTTGTGCAGCCCCAGTACCAAAGGGACAGCGCAGGCGTCGGAACAAAAAGTGCCCCCACTTAAG ATCCCTGTCTCTTTGTTTTTCTCAAAGCCCTTTCCAAGCAACCGGGTCTCTTCCAGGCCCTATTTTCCGAGCACCGGTACCAGTCCCAGTAGAACAGGAGCAAGGACCCTGGCAGACATCAAAGCCAAAGCCCAGTTGGCTCGAGCCcagagagcagcagcagcagcagcaacatcaGCCGGCCTCTCCGTTACTTCATCAGTCCCAGGGCCAGGacctggaggaggaggaggaggagctggGCCTGGGACAGGAGCGAGGAATCCAGCAGATGGCGCCAGTGAAACAGGACACAGGGCTGGAGTACTGGACATGGGACGTACTGGAAGCTGGAGAGGTGAGAGGGGAAATCCAGCCCATTCATCAAGTAGCCAGAGTTCCAGGGAGACCCAGAACGCAGTGCAGGTATCACCTGACAGTGCAGCAAGAGCACAGCTACTGCAAAAACCCAGTCTACAACCCAGAAACCCAATAACAGGAGCCCGAACATCTCCAGCCTCCAACCGCCTCTTACCAGCCCAAAGCTGTGCCAGCATCCGAATGCCCAATCCGTTATCTGCTAATGCTGATAGGCTGGTAGCAATATCTGGCAATGCTGATAGGCTGGTAGCAATATCTGGTAGTGCAGCCATTGGGGTTGCAGACATAGTTCCATCAAGCACAACCTGTCCATCACCACAGAATGTAAAAAGCAACCGGTCCAATGTTCCCAATGAAGTCAGACCTAGAATTTCTTCGGGGACTCAGACAATCCCACCAAGGCCTGTCATGTCTCAGCCAGTGAGCTTTAACCCTTCTGCCCCAGCCAAAGATCAGGCACCCAGTCAGGCAGCAGCTCCAGTTGCAAGCACTCAGAGAGGACCTACAAAGACGGGATCCAGCATACCCGCCAATAACCCTCTGGTAACCCAACTCCTGCAGGGCAAGAATGTCCCCATGGAGCAGATACTGCCCAGACCCCTCAACAAGGTAGAAATGAAGACTATTCCTCTAGGTTCAGCTCAGACAGAGAGGGGAACTAACACTGCTGGAGTTCATTTCCCTCCTGGCAGCAACATGGTAAGTGGAGAGGATTCAGTAAAACCCTCGCACATGGCTGTTCAACAGCTGGAAAGGTTTCTTATCCAAAATCGCCAGCTGCCCTCCAGTCAAAGGATCCTGCAGCTCTTCTCTGGAAGAGATCTGAGCAATATtagcagcagccaatcacagaGCCAGGAAGCAGCCGGCAGTGCCGCCCAAGAGCAATCTCTGCAATCCCTGATCAGAAAAATTCAACAAGAGAAATCATTGGTCGGCCCCAATCCAGCTGAACTGAGTGAGAACGTATCCGCCAGCCAAAGACTTGGCTTTGTGGGCAGGCGAACGTCTAAACCCGCCATGTCCGGGCACTACTTGCTAAACGTCGCTACGTATGGACGGGTTCCCGAGAGCTTCAGACGGACACAGACTGTAAGTCCTGAGCGGGGCATGAGCCTAAACGACCCTGAGAAGTGTCAAACCATAGACGACGAATCAGAGTCCGTTACAGAGAGCGAAGAGGAAGAAAGCAAAAGTGAGATGAATCCAGAGGAATGTGAGGCTGCCCCCCAATACTCCTCAGCCTCACTCAGGTCTGCAAAACCCGAGGGCCCCATGTTTGATCTGAAAGAAACTGTCCAGGCATTATCAAGGGGGGACATTTATAACGAGTCCAACATAGCCAGAGACTTTATCCAAGCGGCACAGGCCAAGATGGTGAATGTATTGGGCATAAAGCTGAAAGGTGAGGCTTCTGAGCTGTTCAAGTCCCACCAGGGCTCCCAGCCGCCCCATTCTGATCACATGCACACGCCAATTGGATCCAGTTACGGAGGCACAATCAATATCACCACTTCACCCGAGGGAATGCACGGACCCTCCGTCCCTACAGGGGCCCACGTCGTTCCAGCTAACGCCGACAATCTGGTCTCCTTCTCTGTAACTGTGACCACCATCCCATCAGGCCACATTGTAAACTCAGGTGATCACGACCAACCCGTGTCTGTCCAGGCCTTCACCGATGAGCCCGGCGCGGACTCAGCTCCTTCCAAATGCTACTGTCGATTAAAAGCCATGATCATTTGTAAAGGCTGCGGAGCCTTCTGCCATGACGATTGCATTGGGCCCTCGAAGCTCTGCGTCTCCTGTCTGGTGGTGCGGTGA